The following are encoded together in the Drosophila sechellia strain sech25 chromosome 3R, ASM438219v1, whole genome shotgun sequence genome:
- the LOC6618725 gene encoding protein FAM50 homolog, giving the protein MAHYKGAASEAGRAAQLMKKREIQQQEIEFRKKKIEEELKLDKIENKFATHYDAVEQQLKSSTIGLVTLDEMKAKQEDIVREREKKLAQKKDEKDREKQRALEAIQAEKNKQKRQIQALSFNLDEDEEEEEDDDEDCDKRQLKIKQEDQAKPKWTEIKEEILPIKKKKICKNPDVDTSFLPDREREEQENRLREQLRQEWVMQQAELKDEDISITFSYWDGSGHRRNVLMKKGNSIYQFLQKCLELLRKEFIELKTVMADQLMYVKEDLILPHHYSFYDFIVTKARGKSGPLFQFDVHDDVRMISDASVEKEESHAGKVLLRSWYERNKHIFPASRWEPYDPTKSYDKYTIKDKDKSKK; this is encoded by the coding sequence ATGGCCCACTACAAAGGTGCCGCCAGCGAGGCGGGGCGTGCCGCCCAGCTGATGAAGAAACGGGAGATCCAGCAGCAGGAGATCGAGTTTCGCAAGAAGAAGATCGAGGAGGAGCTCAAGCTGGACAAGATTGAGAACAAGTTTGCCACCCATTACGATGCCGTGGAGCAGCAGCTCAAGTCCTCGACCATTGGTCTGGTCACCCTCGACGAGATGAAGGCCAAGCAGGAGGATATAGTGCGGGAACGGGAGAAGAAGCTCGCCCAGAAGAAGGACGAAAAGGATCGGGAGAAGCAGCGCGCCCTGGAGGCCATTCAGGCGGAGAAGAACAAGCAGAAGCGACAGATCCAGGCGCTGTCCTTTAACCTGGACGaagacgaggaggaggaggaggacgacgacgaggattGCGACAAAAGGCAGCTGAAGATTAAGCAGGAGGATCAGGCCAAGCCCAAATGGACGGAGATCAAGGAAGAGATTTTGCCCataaagaagaagaagatatGCAAGAATCCCGACGTGGACACCTCCTTTCTGCCAGATCGCGAGCGCGAGGAGCAGGAGAACAGACTGCGCGAGCAGCTGCGCCAGGAATGGGTCATGCAGCAGGCGGAGCTGAAAGACGAGGACATCTCCATCACGTTCAGCTACTGGGATGGCTCCGGCCATCGCCGCAACGTGCTGATGAAGAAGGGCAACTCCATTTACCAGTTTCTGCAAAAGTGCCTGGAGCTGCTGCGCAAGGAGTTCATCGAACTGAAGACCGTAATGGCCGACCAGCTGATGTACGTCAAGGAGGATCTGATCCTGCCGCACCACTATTCCTTCTACGACTTCATCGTGACCAAGGCACGTGGCAAGTCCGGCCCGCTCTTCCAGTTTGACGTCCACGACGATGTGCGCATGATCAGCGACGCCTCCGTCGAGAAGGAGGAGTCCCATGCGGGAAAGGTGCTTCTCCGCTCCTGGTATGAGCGCAACAAGCACATCTTCCCAGCCAGCCGATGGGAGCCCTACGATCCCACCAAGTCCTACGACAAGTACACCATCAAGGACAAGGATAAGAGCAAAAAGTAG
- the LOC6618724 gene encoding zinc finger protein 629, protein MYPAQPAKVAPAVQPISAGKRPRQGPVRMKPISLPVFELPEYLCVETKWVTRKYAIENGIPVQGLNEPITNGDATEAAKKSPEQRRLSEVTGMFITEVTVPRRERAIQTEKSGTKDVGVQCRRDSEEWYLPEELPKDTGSETSDSDEFLTYVSENTFIFPNGMLECAVCGDVANTLVEHRAHMTVHHGPSALCFRCGQRLDHKKLLKRHSLSCPALAPRKSSMLFKCPHPLCNSMSHSEMQLLKHLKNHSGRMCYRCLQCKRYFKTTTSLFVHRKKEQSCAKAKVVALFRRHNGLPNGRGDPRRCSVCLKRFSSERVCLRHRRQCILGHYRRLSKVLEKEL, encoded by the coding sequence ATGTACCCTGCGCAACCGGCAAAGGTGGCGCCGGCCGTTCAACCGATATCCGCCGGAAAACGACCGCGCCAGGGCCCTGTCCGGATGAAGCCCATCTCTTTGCCCGTCTTCGAACTGCCGGAGTACTTGTGCGTGGAGACCAAGTGGGTGACACGCAAGTACGCGATAGAGAATGGCATTCCGGTGCAAGGACTGAATGAACCGATCACCAATGGAGACGCTACAGAGGCCGCCAAGAAATCACCAGAGCAGAGGAGACTCAGCGAGGTCACTGGAATGTTTATTACCGAGGTGACGGTGCCGCGCAGAGAGCGCGCCATTCAAACCGAGAAATCGGGCACTAAGGATGTGGGCGTTCAGTGCCGTCGGGATTCGGAGGAGTGGTATCTACCGGAGGAGCTGCCTAAGGATACCGGTTCTGAGACCTCCGATTCCGACGAATTTCTCACCTACGTGAGCGAGAACACATTCATATTTCCCAATGGCATGCTGGAGTGCGCGGTGTGCGGCGATGTGGCCAACACCTTGGTGGAGCACCGGGCCCACATGACCGTGCACCATGGACCTAGTGCTCTGTGCTTTCGCTGTGGTCAACGTCTGGACCACAAGAAACTATTGAAGCGTCACAGTCTGAGCTGTCCCGCTCTGGCGCCCAGAAAGTCATCAATGCTCTTTAAATGCCCACATCCACTCTGCAACAGCATGAGCCACTCAGAGATGCAGTTGCTCAAGCACCTGAAAAACCATAGCGGCAGGATGTGCTACAGATGTCTTCAGTGCAAGCGTTACTTTAAGACCACCACCTCTCTTTTCGTACACCGAAAAAAGGAGCAGAGTTGTGCCAAGGCGAAAGTGGTCGCCCTCTTTCGCAGACACAACGGGTTGCCCAATGGAAGAGGTGATCCCAGACGCTGCTCAGTTTGTTTGAAGCGTTTCAGCAGCGAGCGGGTATGCCTGCGGCACCGGAGACAGTGCATCCTCGGCCATTATAGACGGCTGTCCAAGGTCCTCGAGAAGGAGCTATGA